One Capsicum annuum cultivar UCD-10X-F1 chromosome 2, UCD10Xv1.1, whole genome shotgun sequence genomic window carries:
- the LOC107858159 gene encoding ethylene-responsive transcription factor 4-like, whose amino-acid sequence MASHCLESNFGPTLVIPSCSEIKVSKKKIRVSLGTFDTPEEAARAYDAAVRDFRGTTAKTNFPETPLNLSNGDGSSVTSTAASFTDLKQNNQSRRNPITGVSAPSATRDYPYLEDLTVAEVSNCEPSSQKGTVAFLGGGDSVSGGPTQSESESSSMFSYSFNDAKKPTITSKCLYLDLNFPLPEHI is encoded by the coding sequence GATTCCTTCATGCTCAGAAATCAAAGTTTCTAAAAAGAAAATACGTGTAAGTCTTGGCACATTTGATACCCCGGAGGAAGCTGCCAGAGCCTATGATGCAGCAGTAAGGGACTTTCGCGGTACAACGGCCAAAACCAATTTTCCTGAGACGCCGTTAAATCTCAGCAACGGCGATGGGTCCTCCGTTACTAGTACTGCTGCGAGTTTCACGGATCTCAAACAAAACAATCAATCTCGCCGTAATCCTATTACCGGAGTTTCTGCTCCGTCGGCGACGCGTGATTATCCTTATTTGGAGGATTTAACTGTGGCGGAAGTGAGTAACTGTGAACCGAGTAGTCAAAAAGGGACGGTGGCATTCTTAGGTGGGGGTGATAGTGTGAGTGGGGGTCCGACACAGAGTGAGTCAGAGTCATCGTCGATGTTCAGCTACAGCTTTAACGATGCTAAGAAACCGACCATTACTTCAAAGTGTCTCTATTTGGACCTTAACTTTCCACTGCCGGAGCACATCTGA